In Antedon mediterranea chromosome 10, ecAntMedi1.1, whole genome shotgun sequence, one genomic interval encodes:
- the LOC140061330 gene encoding craniofacial development protein 2-like: MGDFNSKVGIRQTREEKGIGPFGIGERNERGERLLEYVASRNLVIGNTLFRKSIDRYWTWESPNASSHNLIDYIVTNRRDILMDVTTVPKVDIGSDHRLVRSKVRMDTRLERLRILKRPKKIRIKINKLSDQSIEFRLEMKNRFASLHDQMNYQTVTESYD, from the coding sequence ATGGGCGACTTTAACTCTAAAGTTGGAATAAGACAAACTAGGGAAGAAAAAGGCATAGGTCCTTTTGGCATTGGTGAAAGAAACGAGAGAGGTGAGAGACTGCTGGAATATGTTGCCAGCAGGAACCTTGTTATTGGAAATACATTATTCCGAAAATCTATCGACAGGTATTGGACATGGGAGAGCCCCAATGCCTCTTCGCATAACCTCATTGACTATATTGTAACCAATAGAAGAGATATACTGATGGATGTTACTACAGTCCCTAAAGTTGATATTGGAAGCGACCACCGACTTGTGAGATCAAAAGTTAGGATGGATACGAGATTGGAGCGACTTAGAATCTTGAAAAGACCTAAAAAGATAAGGATCAAGAtcaataaattatcagatcaaAGCATCGAATTCAGATTAGAAATGAAAAACAGATTTGCATCATTACACGATCAGATGAATTACCAAACAGTAACTGAAAGTTACGATTAA